A portion of the Anoxybacillus gonensis genome contains these proteins:
- a CDS encoding endonuclease Q family protein: MMNRYFVDLHIHIGRTASQRPVKITGAKSLTLSNIVQEATYTKGLQMIGIVDAHVPEILQEIEQHIEKHRWMEHEDGGIITHGVTMLLGSEIEIYDDHCQGPIHVLVFFPTIDTMRKFSDWMASYVKNRSLSSQRIYVSGKHLQEQVKKWGGLFILAHAFTPFKSVYGKGVKKSLTEVFDPSLIDAVELGLSADTTMADQIEELHRYCYVSNSDAHSLKNIAREYQMIAMKEATFAELKKALRHEQERKIMANYGLNPKLGKYYRTTCARCLSRWSGEQCERCGHRQQIVGVYERLQQLRTTSHTAVMRPPYIHQVPLSFIPGIGERTYKKLIERVGTEMYIMHEASEDELAYVAGQNIAKTIIAARNGTLQVHEGGGGKYGKVKSPE, from the coding sequence ATGATGAACCGTTATTTTGTTGATTTACACATCCATATTGGTCGAACGGCTTCACAGCGGCCGGTAAAAATAACAGGGGCGAAATCATTAACGTTATCAAATATTGTACAGGAAGCGACATATACAAAAGGACTGCAAATGATTGGTATTGTTGATGCACATGTGCCGGAAATATTACAAGAAATCGAGCAACATATCGAAAAACATCGTTGGATGGAGCATGAAGATGGAGGAATAATCACGCATGGTGTAACAATGTTATTAGGAAGCGAAATAGAAATATATGATGACCATTGTCAAGGCCCGATTCATGTATTAGTTTTCTTCCCGACGATTGATACGATGCGCAAATTTTCTGATTGGATGGCAAGCTATGTAAAAAATCGTTCGCTTAGTTCACAACGCATATATGTTTCAGGAAAACATCTGCAAGAACAAGTAAAAAAATGGGGCGGATTATTTATTTTAGCCCATGCGTTTACTCCATTTAAAAGTGTATATGGAAAAGGGGTCAAAAAAAGTTTAACAGAAGTATTTGATCCGAGTCTTATTGATGCAGTTGAATTAGGATTAAGCGCAGATACAACGATGGCAGATCAAATAGAAGAGCTTCATCGTTATTGTTATGTATCTAACTCGGATGCTCATTCTTTAAAAAACATCGCGCGGGAATATCAAATGATTGCTATGAAAGAAGCAACGTTTGCGGAATTAAAAAAAGCGTTACGACATGAACAAGAAAGAAAAATAATGGCGAATTATGGATTAAACCCGAAGCTTGGTAAATATTATCGTACAACTTGTGCACGCTGTTTGTCACGATGGAGTGGGGAACAATGTGAACGGTGCGGTCATCGTCAACAAATTGTTGGTGTATATGAACGACTACAACAATTGCGCACAACTTCTCATACAGCTGTGATGCGTCCGCCGTATATTCATCAAGTACCGTTATCGTTCATTCCAGGAATAGGAGAAAGAACGTACAAAAAGCTGATCGAACGAGTAGGAACAGAGATGTATATTATGCATGAAGCATCTGAAGATGAGTTAGCTTATGTTGCGGGACAAAACATTGCCAAAACGATTATCGCGGCTAGAAATGGGACATTACAAGTTCATGAAGGTGGAGGAGGAAAATACGGCAAAGTAAAAAGCCCGGAATAA
- a CDS encoding NapC/NirT family cytochrome c: protein MWKKLFSLDKKVLVIVFLFVGIVGTVAAAETLSYTDSAQFCSNCHIMNEAHDSFAASTHANIACNDCHLPHDNVVNKLVFKAKAGMTHVYFNTLGSKKIPKVLHATTASKDVINKNCISCHEATIQNVSHDAKENCFSCHRDVPHGKATFKTKEFDEQLPSGTLLNRKGGF, encoded by the coding sequence ATGTGGAAGAAGCTGTTCAGTCTTGATAAAAAGGTGCTCGTTATCGTCTTCCTATTTGTTGGAATTGTTGGCACAGTGGCGGCTGCAGAAACATTGAGTTATACAGATTCAGCTCAATTTTGTAGCAACTGTCACATCATGAACGAGGCACACGATTCGTTTGCAGCATCGACGCACGCAAATATAGCATGTAACGACTGTCATTTGCCACACGATAACGTAGTAAATAAGCTTGTTTTTAAGGCAAAAGCGGGTATGACGCACGTTTACTTTAACACGCTAGGTTCTAAAAAAATACCGAAAGTGCTTCATGCAACAACAGCTTCAAAAGATGTCATTAATAAAAACTGTATAAGTTGTCACGAAGCAACGATTCAAAACGTCTCGCATGACGCAAAAGAAAACTGTTTTAGCTGTCATCGCGATGTCCCACATGGAAAGGCGACATTTAAAACAAAAGAATTTGATGAACAATTGCCTTCGGGAACATTATTAAATAGAAAAGGAGGGTTTTAA
- a CDS encoding TIGR04053 family radical SAM/SPASM domain-containing protein: protein MRDFQQNPFIVIWELTRACQLNCLHCRAEAQYHRDPRELTFEEGKQLIDDIYEMDQPLLVFTGGDPLMRPDVYDIAKYAIDKGLRVSMTPSATPNVTKEAIRKAKEVGLARWAFSLDGPNADIHDHFRGTSGSFDLTMKAIQYLHELDIPIQINTVISRYNVHVLDEMVQLVEKLGCVLWSVFFLVPTGRGKETDMISPVEHEKVFRWLYETSKRVPFDIKTTAGQHYRRVVLQQKMREQQIHGDIRYEDVLMKGLTGQVDGLGRAPKGVNDGNGFVFISHIGDVYPSGLLPVKAGNVREQPLSHIYRHSPIFKQLRNPDGYKGKCGVCEFRYVCGGSRSRAYAVTGDYLASEPYCIYIPKAWRQKEKVGE from the coding sequence ATGCGTGATTTTCAACAAAATCCATTTATTGTTATATGGGAGTTAACGAGGGCGTGTCAGCTCAATTGTCTTCATTGTCGAGCCGAAGCACAGTATCATCGCGATCCGCGTGAATTAACGTTTGAAGAAGGAAAACAATTGATTGATGACATTTATGAGATGGATCAGCCTCTTCTCGTGTTTACAGGTGGAGATCCGCTTATGCGTCCAGATGTGTACGATATTGCTAAATATGCGATTGATAAAGGGCTTCGTGTATCAATGACCCCAAGTGCAACCCCAAACGTGACAAAAGAAGCTATCCGAAAAGCGAAAGAAGTAGGCCTTGCTCGTTGGGCATTTAGCTTAGATGGTCCGAATGCGGATATTCACGATCACTTTCGTGGGACGTCCGGTTCATTTGATTTAACGATGAAGGCGATTCAATATTTACACGAACTCGACATTCCAATCCAAATAAATACAGTCATCTCTCGTTATAACGTTCATGTGCTTGACGAGATGGTGCAACTTGTTGAAAAGCTCGGCTGCGTGCTTTGGAGCGTATTTTTTCTCGTACCGACGGGCAGGGGAAAAGAGACAGATATGATTTCGCCTGTTGAGCATGAAAAAGTGTTTCGCTGGCTTTACGAAACGAGCAAACGTGTACCGTTTGATATAAAAACAACAGCAGGACAACATTATCGTCGCGTTGTTTTGCAACAAAAAATGCGCGAACAGCAAATTCATGGCGACATTCGTTATGAAGATGTGTTAATGAAAGGATTAACTGGACAAGTAGACGGACTAGGGCGCGCTCCAAAAGGAGTAAACGATGGAAACGGTTTTGTATTTATTTCGCATATTGGTGACGTATATCCAAGTGGACTATTGCCTGTAAAAGCAGGGAATGTACGTGAACAACCGTTATCTCATATTTATCGCCATTCTCCAATTTTCAAACAGTTAAGAAATCCAGACGGATATAAAGGGAAATGTGGCGTATGTGAATTTCGTTACGTTTGTGGTGGGTCGCGTTCAAGAGCATATGCCGTTACAGGCGACTACTTAGCAAGCGAACCGTACTGCATCTACATCCCAAAAGCATGGCGTCAAAAAGAAAAGGTCGGCGAATAG
- a CDS encoding CcmD family protein → MIYLFSAYAAAWFIIFSYLFFLFRRENKLNEQLQFIEHCLQEKQNRKMVK, encoded by the coding sequence ATGATTTATTTATTTAGTGCTTACGCAGCGGCATGGTTTATCATTTTTTCATACTTGTTCTTTCTTTTTCGTCGTGAAAACAAACTGAACGAACAGTTACAATTTATTGAACATTGTTTGCAAGAAAAACAGAATAGGAAGATGGTGAAATGA
- a CDS encoding CDGSH iron-sulfur domain-containing protein, protein MAKVQIKVMDNGSFRVTGDVELIDMEGNKFETKETFSLCRCGLSQNMPFCDAAHKGKFQSVVRAPKNE, encoded by the coding sequence ATGGCGAAAGTGCAAATTAAAGTGATGGATAACGGTTCGTTTCGTGTAACCGGAGATGTTGAATTAATTGATATGGAAGGAAACAAGTTTGAAACGAAAGAAACATTTTCTCTCTGTCGTTGCGGGCTCTCACAAAATATGCCATTTTGTGATGCAGCTCATAAAGGAAAATTTCAATCCGTCGTTCGCGCTCCGAAAAACGAATAA
- a CDS encoding heme lyase CcmF/NrfE family subunit: protein MYILGYTTMIASFIFSLYGLWAYGYGIKKKKETYVESGKGAVFAVFVTATIGICLLVYLLVTNHFEYKYVAAYTNSSLAWFYRFCALWAGNAGSLLLWAFLLSLFAFIIAYSKRTQAHALTPYALLVLLMNLVFFFLVLSINENPFKMTKTIPLDGNGLNPMLLHPGMIIHPVSTYVGYVTLAVPFAYTIGVLFQKDWSAIWVPLIRKWTLIAWVSLTIGNLVGAWWAYVELGWGGYWAWDPVENASFMPWLTTTALLHSLMMQEKKQMLKGWNVALVIVSYFLSLFGTFIVRSGVLTSVHAFSNSTLGTYFLVFIIVMFIVTMYVVADRAHVWKQNKVVIEHIFSKEMSFLVANLIFIGGMIAIFWGTIFPLVSETIMGRKVNVGAPYFNEVTAPIFLALILLMAICPIVPWKSASIPVMLRRLSMPAIVSGCIAVALYVMGKKDLYVILACFIVTFMIVVHIIELFRDVWKKKKGTQQSIIHVLAHLLKYNGRKYGGYIVHIGIAFIAFGVIGSQAYSEEMMKTLSLGESVKIGDYKLLYKSLDERYEKDKDVVYATLKVHEDNEKTNVLEVEKWFYHHWKEPSSEVALQSNVFEDLYIVLSSWESDRSATFLIKINPLVSWIWIGGVIMMIGAVIAMTHPMKGGRK from the coding sequence ATGTATATATTGGGATACACAACAATGATCGCTAGCTTTATTTTTTCACTATATGGCCTTTGGGCGTATGGATATGGGATAAAGAAGAAAAAAGAAACGTATGTGGAGAGCGGTAAAGGCGCTGTTTTTGCTGTTTTTGTTACAGCGACTATCGGGATTTGTTTACTTGTTTATTTACTAGTAACCAACCATTTTGAGTATAAATATGTCGCCGCATATACGAATTCATCATTAGCGTGGTTTTACCGTTTTTGCGCGCTTTGGGCAGGGAATGCAGGATCTCTTCTTCTATGGGCATTTTTGCTTAGTTTATTTGCTTTCATTATCGCATATTCGAAACGTACGCAGGCACATGCTTTAACGCCGTATGCGCTTCTCGTTTTACTCATGAATCTTGTATTTTTCTTTCTCGTTTTATCAATAAACGAAAATCCGTTTAAAATGACAAAAACGATTCCGTTAGATGGAAATGGTCTGAATCCGATGTTGTTACATCCGGGAATGATCATTCACCCTGTTTCCACATATGTCGGTTATGTTACTTTAGCGGTCCCATTTGCTTATACAATTGGAGTTCTTTTTCAAAAGGATTGGAGTGCAATATGGGTTCCTCTTATAAGAAAATGGACGCTCATTGCATGGGTTAGTTTAACGATTGGGAATCTAGTCGGTGCATGGTGGGCTTATGTCGAATTAGGATGGGGTGGATATTGGGCTTGGGATCCTGTTGAGAATGCTTCGTTTATGCCATGGTTAACGACAACGGCATTGTTACATTCACTCATGATGCAAGAGAAAAAACAAATGTTGAAAGGATGGAACGTAGCACTCGTTATTGTATCGTACTTTCTTTCACTGTTTGGAACATTTATTGTGCGAAGCGGCGTGTTAACATCTGTTCATGCTTTTTCAAATTCAACGTTAGGAACATATTTCCTTGTATTTATTATCGTTATGTTTATCGTTACGATGTATGTCGTTGCTGATCGCGCACATGTATGGAAACAAAACAAAGTAGTGATCGAACATATTTTTTCAAAAGAAATGAGCTTTTTAGTTGCGAATTTAATTTTCATCGGCGGAATGATAGCGATTTTTTGGGGAACAATCTTTCCGCTTGTATCGGAAACGATAATGGGAAGAAAAGTGAATGTTGGTGCTCCATATTTTAATGAAGTGACAGCACCTATTTTTCTAGCTCTTATCTTATTGATGGCTATTTGTCCTATTGTTCCGTGGAAATCAGCATCTATTCCAGTTATGTTGCGGCGCTTAAGCATGCCTGCAATTGTGAGCGGATGTATAGCTGTAGCGTTATATGTCATGGGAAAAAAGGATTTATACGTCATTTTGGCATGTTTCATCGTTACGTTCATGATTGTTGTACACATCATAGAATTATTTAGAGATGTATGGAAAAAGAAAAAAGGAACGCAACAATCGATTATTCATGTACTTGCTCATTTATTAAAGTATAACGGCCGCAAGTATGGAGGATACATCGTTCATATCGGTATTGCTTTCATTGCTTTTGGTGTTATTGGTTCACAGGCATATAGCGAAGAAATGATGAAAACGCTGTCGCTTGGGGAAAGTGTGAAAATTGGAGACTATAAATTGTTGTATAAGTCATTAGATGAACGATATGAAAAAGATAAAGATGTTGTGTATGCAACGCTAAAAGTACATGAGGATAATGAGAAGACGAATGTGTTAGAGGTAGAAAAATGGTTTTATCATCATTGGAAGGAACCTTCAAGTGAAGTTGCTTTACAGTCGAACGTATTTGAAGATTTATATATTGTATTAAGTTCGTGGGAAAGCGACCGAAGTGCAACATTTTTAATCAAAATAAACCCGCTCGTTTCATGGATTTGGATCGGGGGAGTAATCATGATGATTGGAGCCGTGATTGCGATGACGCATCCGATGAAAGGGGGGAGAAAATGA
- a CDS encoding cytochrome c-type biogenesis protein CcmH: protein MIKKLWFSFFLVCILPVSVFAQTYDYNSKLFQRIVNQLAMQGHKEHDLATCTVKQQYYKEVLDMLNKGKSEDEILNYYVEQLGEQALVVPQKRGFSLTAWVVPIAIFMFGAFVIYRTVRRKEGN from the coding sequence ATGATAAAAAAGCTTTGGTTCAGTTTCTTTTTAGTATGTATTTTGCCGGTTAGCGTCTTTGCGCAAACGTATGATTACAATTCTAAGTTATTTCAACGTATTGTGAATCAATTGGCTATGCAAGGGCATAAAGAACACGATCTCGCTACGTGCACAGTAAAGCAACAGTATTACAAAGAAGTTCTTGATATGTTGAATAAAGGAAAAAGTGAAGATGAAATTTTAAATTATTATGTTGAACAACTGGGAGAACAAGCGCTTGTCGTTCCGCAAAAACGTGGATTTAGCTTAACTGCTTGGGTTGTACCTATAGCCATCTTCATGTTCGGGGCGTTTGTCATTTATCGAACGGTTCGTCGGAAAGAGGGGAATTAA
- a CDS encoding cytochrome c biogenesis protein produces the protein MKKLDAILLACATVCMLIALYMVFIWSPIEVKMGVVQKIFYIHVSSAWVSFLAFFVVFICSLFVIWKSNELAYHVAGVSAEIGVVFTAIVLTTGPIWARSAWNTWWTWEPRLTTTLILFFMYIGYLLLRQSDGERHKVARFSSAFGLVAFVNVPIVFMAIRWWNSRLHPVVFGDGKNQKGGGIEPEMLFTLIVCVVAMTLLYAVLVRKGVRIARMKEKVKMYMEQVYTHFS, from the coding sequence ATGAAGAAACTTGATGCCATTTTGCTTGCGTGTGCGACAGTTTGTATGCTCATCGCATTATACATGGTGTTTATTTGGTCACCGATCGAAGTGAAAATGGGGGTTGTACAAAAAATTTTTTACATTCACGTATCATCAGCATGGGTAAGTTTTTTAGCGTTTTTCGTCGTGTTTATTTGTAGCTTGTTCGTCATTTGGAAATCGAATGAGTTAGCTTATCACGTAGCGGGAGTGTCAGCAGAAATTGGTGTCGTGTTCACAGCCATTGTATTAACGACGGGGCCCATTTGGGCGCGTAGTGCATGGAATACATGGTGGACGTGGGAACCGCGGTTAACGACAACGTTGATTTTGTTCTTTATGTATATCGGTTATTTACTGTTGCGTCAATCCGATGGGGAACGACATAAAGTTGCTCGTTTTTCTTCAGCATTCGGTCTCGTGGCGTTCGTTAACGTTCCGATTGTGTTTATGGCTATTCGTTGGTGGAACTCTCGCTTGCATCCTGTTGTTTTTGGAGATGGAAAAAATCAAAAGGGCGGAGGGATAGAACCGGAAATGTTGTTCACATTAATTGTTTGTGTGGTGGCGATGACGCTTCTTTATGCTGTTCTCGTTAGAAAAGGTGTTCGCATTGCACGAATGAAAGAAAAAGTAAAAATGTATATGGAACAAGTGTATACACACTTTTCATAA
- a CDS encoding cytochrome c maturation protein CcmE — protein MGNKKIAIGICFIVLAIGMLLFTSMPSASVVEVKLKDLTKREQYENEYVLTQGMLKQSSVQWDAKRTQLSFELYDEKETIQVRYTGAKPDNFSDGVIVIIEGKWRNNIFYAEKVQTKCPSKYEGEDMKNYDKEMHKKLLD, from the coding sequence ATGGGAAATAAAAAAATTGCCATTGGGATATGCTTCATCGTTTTGGCCATTGGTATGTTGTTATTTACATCTATGCCTTCTGCAAGCGTTGTAGAAGTGAAATTGAAAGATTTAACAAAAAGAGAACAATATGAAAATGAATATGTGTTAACACAAGGAATGCTCAAACAATCTTCTGTACAATGGGATGCGAAACGTACGCAATTATCGTTTGAGTTATATGATGAAAAAGAAACGATCCAAGTGCGTTACACGGGGGCGAAACCTGATAATTTTTCTGATGGAGTCATCGTCATTATCGAAGGAAAATGGCGTAATAACATATTTTACGCTGAAAAAGTTCAGACGAAATGCCCATCAAAATATGAAGGGGAGGATATGAAAAATTACGATAAAGAAATGCATAAAAAACTTTTAGATTGA
- a CDS encoding ammonia-forming cytochrome c nitrite reductase subunit c552 has protein sequence MMKRAFMLLGSLLLILVGCSQTEEAAKQSKSTGLAKDEYRNEAFKDLFPLHYESYMKNKKEEDTKYGGSVKRSKFEHDKEPYLPILFNGYGFATEYNEDRGHVYATEDVRNIKRITDKSVGSCLTCKSTAVPKLIEEMGDNYWGANFNQVIWPKAEAMGHSPIGCSDCHDPQTMDLRITRPSFIEAMKTRGVDVTKATKNEMRSYVCAQCHVEYYFEPSKSKVTFPWAKGFKPEEMYAYYEEIGKQQGFEKDWIHNVSGTPMLKAQHPEFETWIEGPHGKAGVSCADCHMPYERVDGKKKITSHYWTSPLKTIEQSCLTCHADKSKEWIKTRVEEIQTTHMEMLHKAEEVSVFAHYYVNKMITAKVDESKIKAAQEHIRKGQWYWDIVAAENSTGFHNPQGTMATLSKSIDESNQAILIATEELMKKGIDVDKLKKEIEERMEAVYNEADPFKKKDHAITDSFPGQTPPPPAKK, from the coding sequence GTGATGAAACGGGCTTTCATGCTTCTTGGGTCGCTTCTTCTTATCCTTGTTGGTTGTAGTCAAACAGAGGAAGCGGCCAAACAAAGCAAAAGCACAGGACTTGCGAAAGATGAATATCGCAACGAAGCATTTAAAGATTTGTTTCCGTTGCATTATGAAAGTTATATGAAAAATAAGAAGGAAGAAGATACGAAATATGGGGGATCTGTCAAACGTAGCAAGTTTGAACATGATAAAGAGCCGTATTTACCAATTTTATTTAATGGATATGGTTTTGCGACAGAATACAACGAAGATCGTGGACATGTGTATGCAACAGAAGATGTACGCAATATTAAACGGATTACCGACAAATCAGTCGGATCGTGCTTAACTTGTAAAAGTACAGCTGTACCAAAATTAATTGAAGAAATGGGCGATAATTATTGGGGGGCAAACTTTAATCAAGTCATTTGGCCGAAGGCAGAGGCCATGGGACATTCCCCAATTGGTTGTTCCGATTGCCACGACCCACAAACGATGGATTTACGAATTACACGTCCAAGTTTTATTGAAGCAATGAAAACTCGTGGTGTCGATGTCACGAAAGCAACGAAAAACGAAATGCGCTCATATGTATGTGCGCAATGCCATGTAGAGTACTATTTTGAGCCATCGAAATCAAAAGTAACATTCCCATGGGCAAAAGGATTTAAACCTGAAGAAATGTATGCGTATTATGAGGAGATTGGTAAACAGCAAGGATTTGAAAAAGACTGGATTCATAACGTGTCAGGAACACCGATGTTAAAAGCACAACATCCAGAGTTTGAGACATGGATTGAAGGACCTCACGGAAAAGCAGGGGTGTCTTGTGCAGATTGCCATATGCCGTATGAACGGGTAGACGGCAAAAAGAAAATTACGTCCCATTACTGGACATCGCCATTAAAAACGATTGAACAATCTTGTTTAACATGTCATGCAGATAAGTCAAAAGAATGGATAAAAACGCGTGTGGAAGAAATTCAAACGACGCATATGGAAATGCTTCATAAAGCGGAAGAAGTATCAGTGTTTGCGCATTATTATGTGAATAAAATGATTACAGCAAAAGTAGACGAATCAAAAATTAAAGCAGCCCAAGAACATATAAGAAAAGGTCAATGGTATTGGGATATCGTCGCTGCAGAAAACTCAACAGGATTCCATAATCCACAAGGAACGATGGCGACGTTGAGCAAGTCCATTGATGAATCTAATCAAGCCATTTTAATTGCGACAGAAGAGTTAATGAAAAAAGGAATTGACGTAGATAAGCTGAAAAAAGAAATTGAGGAGCGGATGGAAGCTGTCTATAATGAAGCGGATCCATTTAAGAAAAAAGATCATGCCATTACAGACAGTTTTCCAGGTCAAACTCCGCCTCCTCCAGCAAAAAAGTAA
- the ccmA gene encoding heme ABC exporter ATP-binding protein CcmA produces the protein MIVLQNVQKNLGMRPILRHINMEVKPGDCFSIVGPNGAGKTTLLKVFACIHKVDEGNVYWNGRDVYKQLAQYKSQVGWISHHHFLYENFTPIENLRFYSELYGVKNREETIKRWLKIVDLYVFKDIPVRTFSKGMKQRLSLARALLHEPSILLLDEPFTGLDQDGVQLLFHLLKQEREKQSTIMMVTHDFSHIEKISNKVVFLYKGTIATESVQTKAEHIREIYKTLVDEP, from the coding sequence ATGATTGTTTTACAAAACGTTCAAAAAAATCTTGGTATGCGCCCGATACTACGACACATTAACATGGAAGTAAAACCAGGGGATTGTTTCTCCATTGTTGGACCGAATGGTGCTGGAAAAACAACGCTTCTCAAAGTTTTTGCATGTATTCATAAGGTTGATGAAGGAAATGTGTATTGGAACGGTCGAGACGTATACAAACAGTTAGCACAATATAAAAGTCAGGTTGGTTGGATTTCACATCATCATTTTCTATATGAAAATTTCACTCCAATAGAAAATTTACGATTTTACAGTGAGTTGTACGGAGTAAAAAATCGTGAAGAAACGATTAAAAGATGGCTAAAAATTGTCGATTTATATGTGTTTAAGGATATCCCTGTACGTACATTTTCAAAAGGAATGAAACAGCGGTTATCTTTAGCGCGTGCGTTATTACATGAACCGAGCATTTTGCTTCTCGACGAACCGTTTACGGGGTTAGATCAAGATGGAGTGCAATTGCTTTTCCACTTGTTGAAACAAGAAAGAGAGAAACAATCAACGATTATGATGGTGACACATGACTTTAGTCATATTGAAAAAATAAGCAATAAAGTCGTTTTTCTATACAAAGGAACAATAGCTACTGAAAGTGTGCAAACAAAAGCGGAACATATAAGAGAAATTTACAAAACATTGGTGGATGAACCATGA
- a CDS encoding DUF6803 family protein, with the protein MSMTHYMELLAVNQPWNLILFMAIPVILAETVAITELAILFTRRFDGNIRKVNKICSIIGGIYFLFVFIYLFITAVIPLTMNGEWRGWIDVIAVTFYLLGVIPLFGLTLLDLHVIGRNWSEEQKLKVHAIFVGIFLIVAHIAMIFGMLDPSLGNGQGHHMNM; encoded by the coding sequence ATGAGCATGACGCACTATATGGAGCTATTGGCCGTTAATCAACCATGGAATTTAATTTTATTCATGGCAATTCCCGTGATACTCGCTGAAACTGTTGCCATTACTGAATTAGCCATTCTTTTTACAAGACGTTTTGATGGAAACATTCGAAAAGTAAATAAAATATGTAGCATTATAGGTGGGATTTATTTTTTGTTTGTCTTCATTTATTTGTTCATCACAGCTGTCATTCCACTCACAATGAATGGGGAATGGAGAGGATGGATTGATGTTATTGCTGTAACATTTTACTTATTAGGAGTTATCCCTCTCTTTGGATTAACTTTATTAGATTTACATGTTATTGGACGAAATTGGAGCGAAGAACAAAAATTAAAAGTGCATGCTATATTCGTTGGTATTTTTTTAATTGTCGCTCATATCGCCATGATTTTTGGTATGTTAGATCCATCCCTCGGAAATGGGCAAGGACATCATATGAACATGTAA
- a CDS encoding TlpA family protein disulfide reductase — MKKNVWWFATFMIIVMIAVLVVNKKQEKLHVGDIVEEVQLPTLDGQIWKVEETRGKVTVLNFFATWCEPCEEELPELEAFYKQYKQANIFIISKGEPKSWVQQFVHKHQTSLPFLLDVDEKISKRFQIVGQPETVILDRHGVIREKIVGPVTKETLIEKVEAIQ, encoded by the coding sequence ATGAAAAAAAACGTATGGTGGTTTGCGACATTTATGATAATAGTTATGATTGCTGTGCTCGTTGTCAATAAAAAACAAGAAAAGCTTCATGTTGGCGATATTGTTGAAGAAGTTCAATTACCAACGTTAGACGGTCAAATATGGAAAGTGGAAGAAACGAGGGGAAAAGTAACGGTGTTAAACTTTTTCGCTACATGGTGCGAACCGTGTGAAGAGGAGCTTCCTGAATTAGAAGCTTTTTATAAACAGTATAAACAAGCGAACATATTTATTATTTCAAAAGGTGAACCGAAAAGTTGGGTACAACAGTTTGTTCATAAGCATCAAACGTCTCTGCCTTTTTTACTCGATGTGGATGAAAAGATTTCAAAGCGATTCCAAATTGTTGGTCAACCGGAAACGGTCATTCTTGATCGCCATGGTGTCATTCGTGAAAAGATCGTCGGTCCGGTCACAAAAGAAACACTCATTGAAAAAGTTGAAGCAATACAATGA
- a CDS encoding heme exporter protein CcmB: MNIKQIWTITKKELYYEYKEKQNVMFILVFALLMITTYSFSFTITQDLLKQITPGFIWIVTIFTGMMCFERSMSYELYNDCFTGLLVAPIEKNAIYMGKTIANFIILFCTNVIVVPLLFILFDFRYYHHLSLFFVVMIVGLFGFSIVGTFLACISNKVLFYILLLPMISPLLIAGAQSTKILFLAENQIYDTFSWLKMMIAYDCIFFTVCYWLVDFVLGE, encoded by the coding sequence ATGAACATAAAACAAATATGGACGATTACGAAAAAAGAGCTTTACTACGAGTATAAAGAGAAGCAAAACGTCATGTTCATTCTCGTTTTTGCGCTATTAATGATTACAACGTATAGTTTTTCCTTTACGATTACACAAGATTTATTGAAGCAAATTACGCCCGGTTTTATTTGGATTGTGACCATTTTCACAGGTATGATGTGTTTTGAACGTTCTATGTCCTATGAGTTATATAATGATTGTTTTACAGGGTTGCTCGTTGCGCCAATTGAAAAAAATGCAATTTACATGGGGAAAACAATCGCAAATTTTATTATTCTTTTTTGCACGAATGTCATCGTTGTTCCACTTTTATTTATATTATTTGATTTTCGTTATTATCATCATCTTTCCCTTTTCTTCGTTGTCATGATCGTTGGTTTATTTGGCTTTTCGATTGTCGGTACATTTTTAGCATGTATATCAAACAAAGTATTGTTTTATATTTTGCTTTTACCGATGATCAGTCCGTTGCTTATTGCAGGAGCGCAGTCTACAAAAATATTGTTTCTTGCTGAAAATCAAATTTATGATACGTTCAGTTGGCTAAAGATGATGATTGCGTATGATTGCATCTTTTTTACCGTTTGCTATTGGTTAGTTGATTTTGTATTAGGAGAGTGA